taaaaaaaattataacgcAAAAATATAGGTTAATTTATTCCATAAATAATAGGTCAAGTAGCCAAAGTCAACTACTGCTCTACCACGTTCTCAGAGTTTATAACGACCGAGTTAAAGTTAATTTTCTTGGACAACAAGTGAACCgaagtttataattttgtaaccTCAACTAACATAAATTATTATGTGATTTTATGGTCTAAACAAAAGTTTTTACTCAAGTAGTCAAGTTGCCAAACAAAGTTTGGTGGGGAATGGTCTAAGAACTAGTTCTTTTTAAACCACCCAGCATTCTCTCAAATCTAAATCATTCTCAAAAACAAGAACTACGAGATGTCTTCGTCGAGGCCAGATCAGTACGTAGTCCATCATTTCACCCACATCCATCCATTAACGAAGGTTGACGGATATAGCGAGTTCACATGCGGTGGCTGCAAAACTTATGGCTTTGGGAAGATCTACCGTTGCTCCTCGTGCGACTACAATCTACACGAACACTGCGCTAAGTGCCTTCCTACCATCCTCAGCTTCATGCATCCACAACACGAGCTCCAACTAGTCTTTAGAGGACCAGAGCAAACGCACCATGAAAAACGAATGTGCGACATCTGCGACGAACCAGTCGAAGGGCTCTTTTACCAATGCCATCCTTGTGGCTTCGACGTCCATCCACTCTGTACACAGCTGCCTCAGCACGTGAGACACGTGCCTCACCCCGCCCATCTTTTAGAGCTGAGTCGCTGGGGAGCGAGCAGCACGTGCATGGTTTGCAGCGGTGCAATCAGGTCTTGGCGGTACAAGTGTGGGCCATGTGGTATAGATGTTCACATGGAATGTGTTAATACATCTGCAGCATCAGTAGCAACAATTCAGCAGAGGTGTTATGGGTCACAACCGTATTATCATCCTTCTCAGTATTACCAGCCTTATTACAATCATGGAAATGCAAACCATCAAGGTCGGGTTGATCAAGAGTCCACTCCGAGCATAGGAAGAAGAATGTTTGGCGTTTTAATGGCTCTAACCGTTGGGGTTGTCTGCAATATTGTCGCTGGGCCGGTCTCTGGTGCCTTTACTGGCGGCTTCTAAAATTGCACGTCTCTTATGTGCCGCCATTTATATATGCTTATTGTTATCTATTTCTCGTGTGTTACTTTCATCGCTTTATACCATTAATAAATTGaagaaaaaagttaaaacaaaaaaaaattcaaaaatacgTGTTACCACCTTCACTCATACGCAACatgctattattatttttgagttATTATTGGGTTCATTTTCTAGGATAAATTTGTAGTTTTACCAATATGATttagttatttcatattcagttttttttttaaaatagaatattgtcaatttatattatgttcataaaataataaaaagtaaaaataaatgaaaaataataatagtagttacaaaaagtaaaaaaaataattatttttaataccgtcagcaaaacactaaactctaattATAAACCTTAAACTATTGGTAAACTTTGAACCCttagataaatcataaatatttggatttaggatttatacAAAGGTTTAGGTTTTGGGATTTATCCAacgatttaatattttgatgactgtgttaaaaaaaaatttaaacaaatttcaaaGATCTAtgatttatccaaatatttaagatttattcaaGGATTTTGTGGTTTGCTGatggtattaaaaatttattttattttattttatgttttgcaaatactattatttttatttttcatttttagaaaaacataatataatttaacgatttttatttctttttaaaaaataatgaataaaaaaaaatcatattgatTGGTCAATCCTACGTGTTCATGTTAAAGGAGTGAACCCAATAATAATTGCATTAAAAATTGCATTAATTGATCGGCACCCAGTATAACTAGAACATAATGAAACCacataatctatactattaaagtacaagcatgttttggatttttactctttttaccccTACCGAAGAACCTttcctttgtattcattaagggtattctggACATTCTACGCCaatttcttcttaattattttttgatttgtcattaatcaccggtttcctaatttaatttcggcctGCGATTATTTCTTTGTTGATACTCcatcgattatttccatgtttgatactgttattaaccaccggttttctaattttaaaattattaattttgacaacaatcattatcatttagaacgattttgaaaaatataaatatattttaaacaaattttcaacttatgatcaccgaatttgtcttatcattagaaaaaatcacaatattaaaaataccgggttacaaaccggtaattcgttcaaccgcaggtccgagtcgggtttcaaaacaccgatcaaaactataaaactgttatattgatttatatttaaaatatctaattcaaaattaaaaacctaaaaatacatgtacaatatagttttaaccgaacataaacccggatataaaacacatatatgagacgggttatataaatgcatatacaagacgtattatataaatgtgattatataaaatctaGTGAAACCCTTAAAATACCAGAAATATAGAGTATTTTGATTAAAACCTACGAAATGCCGCTTCCTTCGATATAAACTGCATATTAATCGAAGTGaaccaaaatagaaaaattagttTGGATTTAGTAGTATCTAATAATCTGAATGAATGTTATATTCATaactaaaacatttattttaataatttgttatgttgttttaaattaaaacgttttttattttctcatttacatcaaattaaataacatatgactttttatttttattggtaaATATTTGTgctaaaatgtatttatataataatattatgatattactatttttcttattttattttaataaaacagaaaatattttatttaaaaattagagtagggattatatatatttatgttttaactaatttattgtcaaaaataaatgtaattatatgtttttggtataaaatcgGATAAACCAAAAAGGATTGTATATAAACTGAATCAAGGCAAACTAGATATGAATCTAATATCatagttaaattttataaactgaaataccaaaaaactaaaaaaaatcaaaccgaaatcCAGATCGAACATGACTAGTTTTATTTGAAACTAACAAACAACCATATCTTGTCATAACTTAAGTTCTTAGTATATAATTGATATGCGACACTTGATCTTTGTGAATTTGATCTTATTTTAGAGCAAccttttattggttaaaatacaCACTTTTTTTTGGATTATACAGAGGTATTCTGGCCCCCACAGAAATGGATcaagactagtcacgtgtttgCAGTCTACGTTTTCAGCCCACGTGTCGGTTTCCTATTCCTGGCGAtaccgaaatgttaattccccagtggccAGCGGGATAAGCCCTTGAGGTTCTAATTAATAAGCCCTTTtgtatcaatattttaatttaattttgtttataattaaaactttctattttcCTAAATATTAGACCAATAATCAAGTGCCATTTGCTAGTGGAAGCACTAGAAAGATTCTAAAAACATCTGAAATAACATacttactagattttgacccgcgctttgaaag
The sequence above is drawn from the Raphanus sativus cultivar WK10039 unplaced genomic scaffold, ASM80110v3 Scaffold2536, whole genome shotgun sequence genome and encodes:
- the LOC130505731 gene encoding protein VACUOLELESS GAMETOPHYTES-like, which translates into the protein MSSSRPDQYVVHHFTHIHPLTKVDGYSEFTCGGCKTYGFGKIYRCSSCDYNLHEHCAKCLPTILSFMHPQHELQLVFRGPEQTHHEKRMCDICDEPVEGLFYQCHPCGFDVHPLCTQLPQHVRHVPHPAHLLELSRWGASSTCMVCSGAIRSWRYKCGPCGIDVHMECVNTSAASVATIQQRCYGSQPYYHPSQYYQPYYNHGNANHQGRVDQESTPSIGRRMFGVLMALTVGVVCNIVAGPVSGAFTGGF